The Nitrobacter hamburgensis X14 genome contains the following window.
TACATGAAGGAAGCGGCCGCTGCGATCACATCAAAGGACCGCACCAAGAGCGTTTCGGTGGTTGAAACGGTGGTTGAGCTAAATAAGCACCATCCAAGAATACGAAAGTCGAAGTAAATTCATGGTGGGCCCGGAGGGACTCGAACCCCCAACCAGACCGTTATGAGCGGCCGGCTCTAACCATTGAGCTACAGGCCCGGCCGGACGTCGCGTGCGCAACCGCCCTCGGCGCACGCATCCCTTACAATGTCGGGCGCCGCGCGGCAATCGGCGTTCAGGGCTTTTGGCCGGCTGCGACCGCGATGCGGAGATGCGCGCAGGGGGCCAGCGCGCATCTCCTCCTGTCCGCGACCGCCGCACCAGAGCCTTTTCGCTTCTGATGGAATCAGAAGCGAGGCTCTAAGATTTTGAATTGACGTGTTTTCTTCACGCGAACCGCTACCGATCCTCGGGTCAAGCCCGAGGACATGCTTCGCTCGAAAACGCCCTAAAAGGTCGCACGCGCCTTCACATAGAAGGTGCGTCCCGGCTGCGGCAGTCCCCACGCCAGTTCGTAGTTCTGGTCGAGCAGGTTCTTGACGCCGCCCGCCACCTCGAAGTTCTCAATCACCTTGTAGTTGAGGTTGATGTTGGCGAGCGTATAGGCCCCGGTGCGAATATAGGGGTCGGGGAAGGCGGCGAGGATGGGCGCGTTCTGTGCCTGGGTACCGACGACGACGTCGCTCCAGCGGTCGCTGGTGATCTCCAGGCTCGGCGTGATGGTGAGCCGCTCGATCGGCCGCCACGAGGCGTAGAGGAACGCCTTGTGGGTCGGCACGCCGGTCGGCTGGAAGCCGGGAACGGACACGTCACTGACGTTTCGCTCGATGAAGGTGTAATTGCCGCCGAGCACGAGCTGCGGCGAGAGCTGCGCCTCCAGCGACATCTCGAAGCCGTAGAAGTCGCCTTTGTTGATGTTCTGCGTCTGCGACTGCGACGGATTGAGACGGACTGCCTGAATCAGGTCGCGCACATCGCTGTAGAAGATCGCCGCCGATCCCCGCAAGTCGGGGGCAACGCGCCCCTTCCAGCCAAGTTCGTAGTTGGTCGCGCGCTCGGGGCCCAGGTTGGGATTCGGAATCGCGGTGCCGAACCGCTGGCTGTAAAGCTCGAAGATGGTCGGAAAGCGCGTGCGGTCGGACACGCTGAAATGAAGCTGCCCGGCCTCGCTGTAGCGCCAGATCGCCGCCGTCTGCCAGTTGAAGGCATCGGCACCTCCTTTGGGATACTCGTAGATGAACCCGGCGTTGTTGTACTCCTCGGCCTTGTCGATCCGGTATTTGTCGTAGCTGATGCCTCCCACCAAATCGAAGTTCGAAGTGACGTGGAAAGTGTCTTCCAGTGCCGCCGACCACGTCGCCTGGCTCTGATTCTGCTTCGGCTCGGTGAAATGGAAGGTAGGGCTGGTCGGACGGTTGTCATTCCACTCGGTGTGAAAATCCTGGCGGTAGTGGAACGCCGCCTTCAACGTATTCATCGGAATCAGCTCGGTGCCGGCCTCGACCGAGCCGCCGCGCGCATTGTCGTCATAGTAGCTGTCGAAGCGGCCGTTATTCGACTGTGTCGTATAGGTGATGTCGTCGAACGCCGAGAGCACGTTGTAAAACGTGTTGTAGTAAAGTTTGGTCTTGAGGTAGGAGGCGTCGCCGATCTGGGTATTCGACGCAAACGACAGGTTCTGAATGTCCCACGCCGGCCAGCGCCAATAGCTGTTCTGGCTCGACGGCGGATTGTTATAGACATTGAGCGGGGCGCCCTTTTCGCCGACCTGCTTGATGTAGTTGATGCTGTATTCGTCGGTGGCATTCGGCGTGTAACCGGCCTTGAAATTGATGCGCCAGTCGCGGTTGTCGGAACCGTTGCGCCGGCCGCCATCCTCGAGCGAGCCGGCATAAGGACCTTGCGCCCGGTATGGTCGATAATCGCGCGAGAGCGACCAGAAATCCTGGTTGAGATTGTTGGCGCTGCCCTGCACGTAAAAATCCTGCTGACGCGAGCCAACCATCGCGTAGCTGTTCCAGCCCTGGAACGAGCCGCGATTGTCGAAGGTCGCGCCGCTCATGAACTCCCCTTCGTAAGGTTTTACCGGTTTGCGCGACACCAGGTTGATGGCACCGCCCATACCGCCCGGCCCGTCGAGCACCGAGGCGTAGCCCTTCTGAATCTGGATTTCGGCAATATCGTTGGTGAGAAAACGGCTGAAATCGAGCCGGTTGTCGGCGGGCAGATAGACACGCACGCCGTCGATCATCAGCGGCACCTGCCAACGGCCGAAGCCGCGCACAAAGATGTCGGTCTCGTTGCGCTGGCCGGCGGTCGACTGTGTGCTGACAACGCCCGGCACCAGGTTCACGGCCTGTTCGAGGGTGTTCTTCTCGAACGTCCAGGTCTCCTCGCGCGTCACCGTCGAACCGCCGACGCCGCCCCCGCCCTGTCCCGCGCCGGAGACGGAAATCTCGCCGAGTTGATAAACCCCGCCACGATCTTGCGGATCCTGTGCCTCCGCACCGACCGTCATCGCCACAATCGCCACTGACGACAGGAGCGCGCTCCTGCCCACCGTTGATCGCCCCACACCAGCCCCCTGTTACTCGTTATATTTGTATAAATATCTCGTGATCGGAGAAAGGTGGAAGTCTCCGACACGGCGGCATATTGACGCGGATACAACGATGGGCGAGATGCTGCCCGTCCTTCGCCCGGCCTGCTTCGGCCGGCGCCGGAAGCGACCGAGAATCAGCCTGTTATGGAGGTGCGTTAACCCTTTGCTAACCATACACCGGGCAAATTTTGCCCAGTGGAATCCGGGTGAAGTCGAGTGTCGTCAGCCGCGTAGAACGGGAGGATCCCGTGGACGCCAGTGCGGTGCCTCACTTTCGGAACGGCGGCCCCTCGGCCGCCGCGCAGACGGTTGGCGCGCGAGAACGGCATTCGCGGGGGGAGACGGCGACGACGATGGGCATCACGGCGGGTCAGGGCGCGGACGCGTCAGCTTCGGGTTTTCCGAGCTTCAGCGAGATCGGGACCATGCTGCGGCGCGGCGATCTCGCGCTCGCCTTCGGCGTCCTGACCATCCTTGTCGTCCTTATCCTGCCGCTGCCGTCGGTGGTTCTCGACCTCTTTCTGGCGATCTCGATCACGCTGTCGATCCTGATCCTGATGACCGCGCTGTTCATCCAGACGCCGCTGGAATTCTCCGCCTTCCCGACCGTGCTGCTGATTGCGACCATGCTACGGCTGTCGCTCAACCTCGCCTCGACGCGGCTGATCCTGTCGCACGGACATGAAGGCTCGGCCGCCGCCGGCCACGTCATCGAGGCCTTCGGCAACTTCGTGATGGGCGGCAACTTCGTGATCGGCATCATCGTGTTCGCGATCCTGGTGATCGTGAACTTCGTGGTCATCACCAAAGGTTCGGGCCGCATCGCCGAGGTCGCGGCACGCTTCCAGCTCGACTCCATGCCCGGCAAGCAGATGGCGATCGACGCTGACCTCTCCGCCGGCCTGATAGACGAAAAGACCGCCAAGGAACGCCGCAAGGCGCTGGAGGACGAAAGCGGCTTCTTCGGCGCGATGGACGGCGCCTCGAAGTTCGTGCGCGGCGATGCGGTCGCCGGCCTGCTGGTCGTCTTCATCAACATCATCGGCGGCATGATCATCGGCATCGCGCAGCAGGGCTTGAGCTTTGGCGACGCCGCGCGCAGCTACACCCTGCTGACCGTTGGCGACGGCCTTGTCACGCAGATCCCGGCGCTGATCGTCTCGACCGCCGCCGGCCTTCTGGTCTCCAAGGCCGCGGTCACCGGCGCCGCCGACAAGGCGCTGATGAAGCAGCTTTCCGGCTACCCGCAGGCGCTCGGCATGTCGGCCGGGGTGATGCTGGTGCTGGGACTGCTGCCGGGCATTCCGATGCTGCCGTTCCTCGCGCTCGGCGGCGGCGCCGCGGCGCTGGCCTGGACCTCGCGAAAGCGTCACCGCATCGCGGCTGCGGAAGCCAAGGCCGCGGCAGCGCCCGACGCCGCAACAGCAGCGGCGGCCGCGGCCGCTGCGGAGGAGCCGATCTCGACCGCGCTGAAGATCGACGATCTCAAGATCGAACTGGGCTATGCGCTGCTGCCGCTGGTCAACGGCCCCGACGGCCAGGATCGTCTCACCGAGCAGATCAAGGCGCTGCGCCGCTCGCTCGCGATCGAGATGGGATTTGTGATGCCGGCGGTACGGATTCTCGACAACGTGCAACTCGAGGCCAACACCTACATCATCAAAATCAAGGAGGTCGACGCCGGCTCGGGCCGGATCTGGCCGAACCAGTACATGGTGATGGATCCCGCCGGCGATCAGGTCGACGTGCCCGGCATTCACACCACCGAACCGACCTTCGGCCTGCCGGCAACGTGGGTCGATGCCTCGCTGAAGGAAGAGGCCTCGCTGAAGGGTTATACCGTGGTCGATGCCGCGACCGTGGCTTCGACCCACCTCACCGAACTGCTCAAGACCAACATGTCGGACCTGCTCTCCTACGGCGAGGTGCAAAAGCTTTTGAAGGATCTGCCGAAGGAACAGGGCGAACTGGTCAAGGACATCGTTCCGAGCCAGATCACGGTCTCCGGCATCCAGCGCGTACTGCAACTCCTGCTCGCCGAGCGCATCTCGGTCCGCGATCTCTCCACCATCCTCGAAGGCATCGCCGATGCGCTGGCCTTCTCGCGCAACCCGGCGACGCTGGTCGAGCACGTGCGCGCCCGCCTTGCGCGCCAGATCTGCGCCCAGAATACCTCGGGCAACGGCTACCTGCCGCTGGTCGCGCTGTCGGCGAAATGGGAACAGGCCTTTGCCGAATCCATCATCGGCCAGGGCGAAGAACGCAGCCTCGCGATGCAACCCTCAAAGCTGTCGGAATTCATGACCGCGGTGCGCGACCGCTTCGAACAGGCCGCCCGCGAAGGCGAAGCGCCGGTGCTCGTGACCTCGGCCGCGATCCGGCCGTTCGTCCGCTCGCTGGTCGAGCGGTTCCGCGCCCAGACCCCCGTGCTGTCGCAGGCCGAAATTCATCCGCGCGCCCGGCTCAAAACCGTCGGAAGCATCTGATCCGCCGCACCGAATCAAGCAGGCGCCTATGCGGCATTTTGGCATCAGACAAATGTTTTATGTCTGGAGCCTACGATGAGTGCGTGGGCGCGCGATTTATCAGTCGCTTAAGATTAACACACTGATCTCATTGCAAAAATATAGATATGTACCATGCTTCCGGGATCAGGCGATCGCGTTTGTTCACACCTTTTCACTGCCTTGTGATCACCCCTTCGGAACAATAAGGCGCCTTCCTACGTTTGCATGACGCGAGACCATGAACCTGTTCGGGGATGACGGAGACAAATCTCTAAAGGAAGTTAGCGGCAGGGAGGCTTCCATGAACCATTCGATTTACAGTGCGGATCGGACGACCCACCTGAAGATCGTGGTTGTCGCTCTCGTCGCAGGGATTGCAGTAGCGGGCTTCGCCATTTCGGCGCGGATCAATGCCGGCGACGGCTATACGCAGACCGCGCGCATCATCAAGGCCGGCAAACCGATGGCAGTCACGAGTTCTGGCGCGATGGTCGTTCGCTGAAGGAATTTAAGGAATTCACGAGGCCTCTTTAGTTGCCCCCCGAAGTCGCCGCGTGAGTACGTAGAGGACCCCACTAACCCCAAGTGGTCTACGATGGAAAACGCCCGCCCCCCACGGGCGTTTTCTTTTGCCTATCTCTCAAAAAGAAAAACCCGGGCGGAACGCTTGGATTCGATGGATATGAATTGTCGATGTCGCGGTCAGGCGATGACGCCCATGCGCGCCCGCATCAGGCCGATGCTGTCGAGATCGGCTTGCTCGCGGGCGCTCTCTTCCGCACGCTCGCGCGCCTGGTCGCGCTCATCGAGCAATTCGACCTTCTTCAGTTCCTCGAAGGCCTCCGCAAGACCCAGCTTGGCGTCTTCAAGCTGGACGCGCAATTCGTCCGCCGAGCGGGTCAGGTTTTCGCGACGCTGGATCGCCGCCTTGGCATAGGTCGGATAGGCGAAATGCGCGGGATCGTCGATCCCGGCACGATCCTGCTCGATTTCGATTTCGCGCTCCAGATCGACCGACATGCGCTGGAAGTCAGCGATCATGCTCTCGATCTGAGCCACCCTCCGTCGCTTCTCCTCGACCTGGAATTTCTTTAGGCGGATCAGCGTTTCACGTGACTTCATCGACTAGTACTCCCCAGAAGTCCCGAATCTGAACGCGGGACGATACCGGCATCCCGTTCGGGTCCCGCCGGCACTACTCTTATGAGAAGCCGATGATGGCCCGACAAAGTTAGCGTTCCGTTTCCAAGGTCTTAAGGATTTGCTGCAACCGCCGATAACCGTCCTCGATGCTGGTGACTTCGTCCTTGGCCTGGCGCAGAAAATCTTCCAGGAGCGGATTGAGCCGGATCGCCTCGTCGACCTCGGCGTTAGACCCGGTCCGATAGGCGCCGAGGCGGATCAACTCCTCCATGTCGGAAAAGGTGGCCATCACCTGCCGCCCGCGGGTGATCACCGGCAGGAAGGCAGGATCGGCGGATTTCGGCATGGTGCGCGACACCGACTTCAGGACATTGATCGCGGGATAGCGGCCGCGCTCGGCAATGGCGCGCTGCATCACGATGTGGCCATCGAGAATGCCGCGCACCGCATCGGCCACCGGCTCGTTGTGATCGTCACCGTCCACCAGCACCGTGAAAATACCGGTGATGGTTCCCTTGTCGGCGGCGCCGGGACCGGCGCGCTCCAGAAGCCTCGGCAGTTCGGTGAACACGGTCGGCGTGTAACCCTTCGTGGTCGGCGGCTCGCCGGTCGACAATCCGATTTCGCGCTGCGCCATCGCGAACCGCGTCACCGAATCCATCATGCACATGACGTCCTTGCCCTCGTCGCGGAAATATTCCGCGACGGCCAGGGTCAGATAGGCAGCCTGCCGCCGCATCAGGGCGGGCTCGTCGGAGGTCGCGACCACGACGACCGATCGTGCGAGCCCCTCCTCGCCGAGGTCGTCCTGCAGGAATTCCTGCACCTCGCGGCCGCGTTCGCCGACCAGCCCGATCACCGAAATGTCGGCGTCCGCGTTGCGCGCCAGCATCGACAGCAGCACCGATTTGCCGACGCCGGAACCGGCGAAGATACCGAGCCGCTGGCCGCGGCAGCAGGTCAGGAACGTGTTCAGCGCGCGAACGCCGAGGTCGAGCGGTTTGCCGACCCGCTTGCGCGAATGCGCCGGCGGCGGCGAATTGCGGAACGGCACCGGCACCGGCCCTTGCGGCAACGCTCCCTTGCCGTCGATCGGCTCGCCCATGGCGTTGAGAACACGGCCGAGCCAGGAGGGAGCCGGGCGCACCTGGCTGGAGGCATTGGCGATCACGGCGCGGCAGCCGCGCCGCACCCCGTCAAGGCCGGCGAACGGCATGACCACGGCATTGTCGCCGTTGAAGCCAACCACCTCCGCCGGGATGACACGGTCGCCGCCGGTCTCGATCAGGATTCGGGCGCCGACCGACATCGCATGGATGGGGCCGGCTATCTCGACCATCAGGCCGCGTACGCCAACCACGCGGCCATAAATATTGACGCGCTCGATATCGCCGACCTGTTCGGCCAGGCCCTTCACCGTGAAAACCTTAAGTTTCCGCGCATTAGCGGGCACCCTTTAACCTCGTGTTTACCCGCATCGTTAATCATTGCGTCACTGTCTTTGGCGATTGAGCGCGCCTGGTCTTCAGAACGAAGGCGAGTCGCGGGAGTCGGTTAGGTCTGGCTTTTAATGTGGAACCTGAACGCGATTGGCTAGGAAAAACTGCTTCAACGCAACACTTTAGGGCGATTCGATGAAAATTGCACCGATAGAGCTTGCACAACAGAAACAGTTTTTGTTAACTATAGGCAGTCAGGATCCGAATCAGTTGCTTAAAGGCGTTTCCAGTGCCGCAAGTATTGCGGCCGGCCTGACGCCCGGCGCGGCGACGATTAGGGGACTGGCATGCGCGTTTTGCTGATTGAGGATGACAGCGCCGTCGCGCAGTCGATCGAGCTGATGCTCAAGTCCGAGAGTTTCAACGTCTATACGACGGATCTCGGCGAGGAAGGCGTCGATCTTGGCAAACTGTACGACTACGACATCATCCTTCTCGATCTCAACCTGCCCGACATGTCCGGTTACGACGTGCTCAAGCAGCTCCGCGTCTCCAAGATCAAAACACCCATTCTGATCCTCTCCGGCCTCGCCGGCATCGAGGACAAGGTCAAGGGTCTCGGCGTCGGCGCCGACGACTACATGACAAAGCCCTTCCACAAGGACGAGCTGGTGGCCCGCATCCATGCGATCGTGCGCCGCTCCAAGGGCCATGCCCAGTCGGTGATCCAGACCGGCGATCTCGTGGTCAATCTCGACACCAAGACGGTGGAAGTCGGCGGCCAGCGCGTCCACCTGACGGGCAAGGAATACCAGATGCTGGAGCTGCTCAGCTTGCGCAAGGGCACCACGCTGACCAAGGAAATGTTCCTCAACCACCTCTATGGCGGCATGGACGAGCCCGAGCTGAAGATCATTGACGTCTTCATCTGCAAGCTGCGCAAGAAGCTCGCCAACGCCTCCGACGGCCGCAACTTCATCGAGACCGTGTGGGGCCGCGGCTACGTGCTGCGCGAACCGCACGAGGATGAAGCCCGCATCCCGGCCTGACACCGCAATCCTGCGTTCCTCCCAGACTGACCCCGCCGCAAATGGCGGGGTTTTTGTTTGGGGAGGGCGCCGGAGCTGTCGCGCTGCCGGAATGCCCCTGCTCCGGCCTCCATGAACCCGGCGCCGGGTTGCCCCGGACCGGCACAAATATTCACCGGCGCGCTATGCGCGGGCGGCGGACCTGGCCGCCGGCATGCCCGGCACCAGCGACGGTGCATGAACGCGATTGGGCCGATAGAGACCGCGCTTGTCCGGATGGGGCTTGAACACGTCGGTCAGCCCGACCACGGTTTCCGCGGCGCCGAGCGTGAGGAAGCCATCGGCTTCCATTTGCTTCGCTAGCCGCATGAAAACGCCGACCTTGGTCTCCTGATCGAAATAGATCAGCACGTTGCGGCAGAAGACCACGTCGAAGGCGCCGAGGTGGGAAAAATCCTGCAACAGATTGAGCTGGCGGTGCTGAACCATCGCGCGAATGTCGGCATTGATCTGCCAGAGTTCGCCGACCTGCTTGAAATACTTGATCAGCAACTGAATGGGCAGCCCGCGCTGCACCTCGAACTGACTGTAGAGACCGGCCCGCGACTTTTCGAGCACCTCGTTCGACAGATCGGTGGCGATGATCTCGATACGCCAGCCCGCCAGCGCGGGAGCGTATTCCTTGAGACACATCGCGATCGAGTAAGGCTCCTGCCCGGTCGATCCGGCAGCGCACCATATCCGCAGGCTGCGGCGAGCCGCGCGGGCCTGCAGCAGCGCCGGAATCATGGTCTCGCGCAGATGCTCGAACGGCGTCTTGTCGCGAAAGAAGAAGGTTTCGTTGGTGGTCATCGCCTCGACGACGTCAACCGTCAGCGCCACGGCGCCGTTCTTCATTTTCTGCACGAGGTCGCCGATGCCCGAAAGGCCGGCCTTGCGCGCGAGCGGAATCAGACGGCTCTCGACCAGATATTGCTTGTCGGCGGCGAGATCGAGTCCGGACCGCTCCCTCAGAAACCTGCGCAGGTACTCAAAATCAAGCGGCGTCACGAATGGTCTCCCGCAAACAGCCGAACGAGCTTCGGTGCGATCTGTTGAAGCGGCAAAACGGCCGCGCAAATTCCGGCCTGGGCGGCTGCGCCCGGCATTCCCCACACCACGCTGCTCGCTTCGTCCTGCGCGATGACATTGCCCCCTGCCGCGACGATTTGCTGGCCGCCGCGCATTCCGTCCGATCCCATTCCCGTCAGGATGACGGCCAGAATGCC
Protein-coding sequences here:
- a CDS encoding TonB-dependent receptor plug domain-containing protein; translation: MTVGAEAQDPQDRGGVYQLGEISVSGAGQGGGGVGGSTVTREETWTFEKNTLEQAVNLVPGVVSTQSTAGQRNETDIFVRGFGRWQVPLMIDGVRVYLPADNRLDFSRFLTNDIAEIQIQKGYASVLDGPGGMGGAINLVSRKPVKPYEGEFMSGATFDNRGSFQGWNSYAMVGSRQQDFYVQGSANNLNQDFWSLSRDYRPYRAQGPYAGSLEDGGRRNGSDNRDWRINFKAGYTPNATDEYSINYIKQVGEKGAPLNVYNNPPSSQNSYWRWPAWDIQNLSFASNTQIGDASYLKTKLYYNTFYNVLSAFDDITYTTQSNNGRFDSYYDDNARGGSVEAGTELIPMNTLKAAFHYRQDFHTEWNDNRPTSPTFHFTEPKQNQSQATWSAALEDTFHVTSNFDLVGGISYDKYRIDKAEEYNNAGFIYEYPKGGADAFNWQTAAIWRYSEAGQLHFSVSDRTRFPTIFELYSQRFGTAIPNPNLGPERATNYELGWKGRVAPDLRGSAAIFYSDVRDLIQAVRLNPSQSQTQNINKGDFYGFEMSLEAQLSPQLVLGGNYTFIERNVSDVSVPGFQPTGVPTHKAFLYASWRPIERLTITPSLEITSDRWSDVVVGTQAQNAPILAAFPDPYIRTGAYTLANINLNYKVIENFEVAGGVKNLLDQNYELAWGLPQPGRTFYVKARATF
- the flhA gene encoding flagellar biosynthesis protein FlhA encodes the protein MDASAVPHFRNGGPSAAAQTVGARERHSRGETATTMGITAGQGADASASGFPSFSEIGTMLRRGDLALAFGVLTILVVLILPLPSVVLDLFLAISITLSILILMTALFIQTPLEFSAFPTVLLIATMLRLSLNLASTRLILSHGHEGSAAAGHVIEAFGNFVMGGNFVIGIIVFAILVIVNFVVITKGSGRIAEVAARFQLDSMPGKQMAIDADLSAGLIDEKTAKERRKALEDESGFFGAMDGASKFVRGDAVAGLLVVFINIIGGMIIGIAQQGLSFGDAARSYTLLTVGDGLVTQIPALIVSTAAGLLVSKAAVTGAADKALMKQLSGYPQALGMSAGVMLVLGLLPGIPMLPFLALGGGAAALAWTSRKRHRIAAAEAKAAAAPDAATAAAAAAAAEEPISTALKIDDLKIELGYALLPLVNGPDGQDRLTEQIKALRRSLAIEMGFVMPAVRILDNVQLEANTYIIKIKEVDAGSGRIWPNQYMVMDPAGDQVDVPGIHTTEPTFGLPATWVDASLKEEASLKGYTVVDAATVASTHLTELLKTNMSDLLSYGEVQKLLKDLPKEQGELVKDIVPSQITVSGIQRVLQLLLAERISVRDLSTILEGIADALAFSRNPATLVEHVRARLARQICAQNTSGNGYLPLVALSAKWEQAFAESIIGQGEERSLAMQPSKLSEFMTAVRDRFEQAAREGEAPVLVTSAAIRPFVRSLVERFRAQTPVLSQAEIHPRARLKTVGSI
- the fliJ gene encoding flagellar export protein FliJ; the protein is MKSRETLIRLKKFQVEEKRRRVAQIESMIADFQRMSVDLEREIEIEQDRAGIDDPAHFAYPTYAKAAIQRRENLTRSADELRVQLEDAKLGLAEAFEELKKVELLDERDQARERAEESAREQADLDSIGLMRARMGVIA
- the fliI gene encoding flagellar protein export ATPase FliI, with the translated sequence MKGLAEQVGDIERVNIYGRVVGVRGLMVEIAGPIHAMSVGARILIETGGDRVIPAEVVGFNGDNAVVMPFAGLDGVRRGCRAVIANASSQVRPAPSWLGRVLNAMGEPIDGKGALPQGPVPVPFRNSPPPAHSRKRVGKPLDLGVRALNTFLTCCRGQRLGIFAGSGVGKSVLLSMLARNADADISVIGLVGERGREVQEFLQDDLGEEGLARSVVVVATSDEPALMRRQAAYLTLAVAEYFRDEGKDVMCMMDSVTRFAMAQREIGLSTGEPPTTKGYTPTVFTELPRLLERAGPGAADKGTITGIFTVLVDGDDHNEPVADAVRGILDGHIVMQRAIAERGRYPAINVLKSVSRTMPKSADPAFLPVITRGRQVMATFSDMEELIRLGAYRTGSNAEVDEAIRLNPLLEDFLRQAKDEVTSIEDGYRRLQQILKTLETER
- the ctrA gene encoding response regulator transcription factor CtrA; amino-acid sequence: MRVLLIEDDSAVAQSIELMLKSESFNVYTTDLGEEGVDLGKLYDYDIILLDLNLPDMSGYDVLKQLRVSKIKTPILILSGLAGIEDKVKGLGVGADDYMTKPFHKDELVARIHAIVRRSKGHAQSVIQTGDLVVNLDTKTVEVGGQRVHLTGKEYQMLELLSLRKGTTLTKEMFLNHLYGGMDEPELKIIDVFICKLRKKLANASDGRNFIETVWGRGYVLREPHEDEARIPA
- a CDS encoding CheR family methyltransferase; the protein is MTPLDFEYLRRFLRERSGLDLAADKQYLVESRLIPLARKAGLSGIGDLVQKMKNGAVALTVDVVEAMTTNETFFFRDKTPFEHLRETMIPALLQARAARRSLRIWCAAGSTGQEPYSIAMCLKEYAPALAGWRIEIIATDLSNEVLEKSRAGLYSQFEVQRGLPIQLLIKYFKQVGELWQINADIRAMVQHRQLNLLQDFSHLGAFDVVFCRNVLIYFDQETKVGVFMRLAKQMEADGFLTLGAAETVVGLTDVFKPHPDKRGLYRPNRVHAPSLVPGMPAARSAARA